A section of the Candidatus Neomarinimicrobiota bacterium genome encodes:
- a CDS encoding adenosylhomocysteinase produces the protein MAVKEVTPDTSTRNGDAHPDYKIADIGLAGFGRIEIEIAEVEMPGLMALREKYRESKPLQGARIAGCIHMTVQTAVLIETLLELGAEVRWSSCNIYSTQDHAAAAIAERGVPVFAWKDETQDEYWWCVDQTLQFSDGQGPNLLLDDGGDLTRVILEERKELIPDIKGVSEETTTGVHRLLQLDSAGDLPFPAINVNDSVTKSKFDNKYGCRESLADGIKRATDVMLAGKTIVIAGYGDVGKGCAQSMKGYGARVVVAEIDPICALQAAMEGYEVTTVDDVVERGDVFVSATGNKHIITGEHMARMKHNAIVCNIGHFDVEIEVSYLENNPEIVEENIKPQVDRFTFPDGHAIILLSRGRLVNLGNATGHSSFVMSTSFTNQTLAQMALWEGGMERKVHVLPKQLDEEVARLHLDKLGAKLTQLTPEQADYLGVDLLGPFKPDTYRY, from the coding sequence ATGGCAGTTAAAGAGGTCACGCCCGATACCTCAACCCGGAATGGGGACGCCCATCCGGATTACAAGATCGCCGACATTGGTCTGGCGGGATTTGGACGCATAGAGATCGAGATTGCCGAGGTGGAAATGCCCGGTCTCATGGCCTTGCGGGAAAAGTACCGCGAGAGCAAACCGCTCCAGGGCGCCCGCATTGCCGGCTGCATTCACATGACGGTCCAGACGGCGGTGCTCATCGAGACGCTGCTGGAACTGGGCGCCGAGGTGCGCTGGTCTTCGTGTAACATCTACTCCACCCAGGACCATGCCGCCGCCGCCATCGCCGAGCGTGGCGTGCCTGTGTTTGCCTGGAAGGACGAGACCCAAGATGAGTACTGGTGGTGTGTGGACCAGACCCTGCAGTTCAGCGACGGTCAGGGTCCTAACCTGCTGCTGGATGACGGCGGTGACCTCACCAGGGTAATCCTCGAGGAGCGCAAGGAGCTCATCCCCGACATCAAGGGCGTGTCCGAAGAGACCACCACCGGTGTGCACCGTCTGTTGCAGCTGGACAGCGCCGGCGACTTGCCCTTCCCCGCCATCAACGTGAACGACTCCGTCACCAAGTCCAAGTTCGACAACAAGTACGGTTGCCGCGAGAGCCTCGCCGACGGCATCAAGCGGGCTACCGATGTCATGCTGGCCGGAAAGACTATCGTCATTGCCGGCTATGGCGACGTGGGGAAAGGCTGCGCCCAATCCATGAAGGGCTACGGCGCTCGGGTTGTCGTCGCCGAGATCGACCCCATCTGCGCCCTGCAGGCCGCCATGGAGGGGTATGAAGTGACCACCGTGGATGACGTTGTTGAACGGGGCGACGTGTTTGTTTCGGCCACCGGCAACAAGCATATTATCACGGGCGAGCACATGGCGCGGATGAAACACAATGCCATTGTCTGCAACATTGGCCACTTCGACGTGGAAATCGAAGTGAGCTACCTGGAAAACAACCCGGAGATCGTCGAGGAAAACATCAAGCCTCAGGTGGATAGATTTACCTTTCCTGACGGGCATGCCATTATTCTGCTCAGCCGTGGCAGGCTGGTGAACCTGGGCAATGCAACGGGCCATTCGTCCTTTGTGATGTCCACCTCCTTCACTAACCAGACCTTGGCCCAGATGGCGCTCTGGGAGGGTGGTATGGAGCGCAAGGTGCACGTGCTGCCCAAGCAACTTGATGAAGAGGTGGCCCGCCTGCATCTGGATAAGCTCGGCGCCAAGCTCACCCAGCTCACACCCGAACAGGCCGACTACCTGGGTGTGGATCTTCTGGGCCCCTTCAAGCCGGATACTTACCGCTACTAG
- a CDS encoding addiction module protein, producing MNPKLQELPVEERIKLVEDLWDSIASDQQALPLTDEQRDELDWRLDAYEADKNRARSAAHLCPSLG from the coding sequence ATGAATCCCAAACTGCAAGAGCTTCCTGTCGAAGAGAGGATCAAACTCGTCGAGGACCTGTGGGATAGCATTGCTTCTGACCAGCAAGCCCTGCCACTCACCGACGAACAGAGGGATGAACTCGACTGGCGTCTCGATGCCTACGAGGCCGATAAGAACCGTGCGCGTTCTGCCGCTCACCTTTGCCCATCCCTCGGATGA